TTCTTCACGTCCAGTCTCCTTGATGGAAGGGATTGGACTCTAAAGCTGCGTGCTACTCAAACTTGGGGGGACGTCGGCGGTATTCTTAAGCGGCTTCTGCGCGCTAATTACAGATATGAAGCTGCAAGACCTGCCTGCGTCACAAGAAAAAGCCCCGCGCCATAAGCGTGGGGCTTTTATGCAGGTGCAACCGATCTACCTGCATTCATGGATCGTCGGACGTGCTCAGGCCTTCATTTTTCCGCCGTTTACCAACCAGCTGATGCCGTATTTATCGACTACGGCACCAAACTGTTCGACCCAGAAAGTCGGTTCTAGCTGCATCGTGATCTTGCCGCCATCGGCCAGCGCGTTGAAGCGGCTGGTGGCTTCTTCCACTGTGGCGTAAGTCACCGCTAGGGAGATGCCCTTGATCCCGTCATACGGCCCGCCGCAGCCTTCGATCCAGTCCGATGCCATCAGATGGTTGCCGTTGGGTAGCTCAAGGTGGGCGTGCATGATCAGGTGTCCGGCCGCTTGGGGCAGGTGTTCCGCCACCGGCGAATTGGCCACTGTCATCAGCTGCAGCTTGCCGCCGAGCGTGCTTTGGTAGAACTGCATGGCCTCAGCACAGTTGCCGTTGAAGGTGATGTAGGGGTTCAGCAGGTTCATCGAGATCTCCAGTAGGTTGTCGTACACGTACCGTGATGGGTTGGGCTTTAATGTGTACACGGTACACATAAGCTAGCATGAGATAATGGACGGTGTACACATAGGATCGACGATGAGCGACACCCCAACCTCTGCTTCCCGGCGCAGCACCTACCGGCATGGCGACCTGCGCAACGCCTTGCTGGATGCGGGAATCGCGTTGGCCCGCATGGGGGGGCCGGGTGCGGTGGTGCTGCGCGAGGCGACCCGACAGGCGGGCG
This region of Chitinolyticbacter meiyuanensis genomic DNA includes:
- a CDS encoding VOC family protein; the protein is MNLLNPYITFNGNCAEAMQFYQSTLGGKLQLMTVANSPVAEHLPQAAGHLIMHAHLELPNGNHLMASDWIEGCGGPYDGIKGISLAVTYATVEEATSRFNALADGGKITMQLEPTFWVEQFGAVVDKYGISWLVNGGKMKA